ACGTATGCATGTTTTAGTAGATACATTTACCAATTTTAATAGTACTTTTAATATTTCTAAGAGTGTACTTAGTTTGTCATGATTTTCACTCAATTAAGTTGCAAGAATAATATATACTGTAGTTGAAAAAAACGATATccaaattgtatatatattttgaagttGTTTTCTAAATTAGATTAAACCTTGTTATATTGCAGGTGTGGCCTCCACTTGGAAAAAAGAAGTTTGAGACCCTTTCCTACCTTCCACCACTTACTCCCGATCAATTGGCTAAGGAAGTAGACTACCTTCTTAACAAGGGATGGGTTCCTTGCTTAGAATTTGAATTGGAGGTTATTGAAGCTCTCTttatcattcattttcattaactttcatatatatatatgtgtgtgtgtgtgtgttcctAACTAAGTTGATTAgaataacacaaaatttatatacatatacatgtaGTTACTGATGGttaacaattgaattattatGTGTATGTAGCACCCCTTTGTGTACCGTGAGAACAATAGGTCACCAGGGTACTATGATGGACGCTACTGGGTGATGTGGAAGCTTCCCATGTTTGGATGCACCGATTCCGCTCAGGTGTTGAGGGAGGTTGAGGAGGTCAAGAAGACTTACCCCAGTGCCCATGTCCGAATCATTGGATTCGACAACGTACGTCAAGTGCAGTGCATCAGTTTCATTGCTTACAAGCCTCCTAGCGTCTAAGATGTTTATTATCATTCTCTAAACGTACCCTTTTTCGAGGGTCGGTttgtttaaattgtatttttaggCTTTCAAAAGACATTTCTGTTTCATTTTCGAGACAATTCGCTGTGTtttgaatttgtgttttttggatTTCCCATGGAATGGATGAGAACTGATTAATAAAATTGGCTAGTTTCTTGCCAATTCCATGAACTCACTCTTGCTATCAAGTTAAACTTTTGTCTGTGACTGAAATagctttctttcctttttctttttagctatgttgtgtattttttttatcctttttttgaatttgtgtgATGAATTTCGTGTGATGAATTTCAGGTATATTTTGTTCTCTGCttagttttattttcttcattttcccaAATGTATCAATTGTTGAAGAAATTATTTGGTACACCTAGTGTATTATAAACCCGTATTATACAACGGTAGGTCTTGTGTACatataaaacctttttttatatataagaggatAATGTAATGCATCAGTTGCAATGAATAATTTCAACTGCATATTATATTGTCTGATGCTCCTTGACATACAAGATAAGTTTTTGATGAAAATCAATGACTAGGAATATGTCGAGTTAAGTCTGAAGGATTACAGGGGAATGTGAATTCTCCattgtattaaaaatattagaCGGTCAGATACAGATTCTATTGCAAATTTTCACCTAAAATTTTCATAGCCAAACATAGATATCTAAATTTTCCTTTATCTAATAATTACCTAAAGAAGGTGAACTACAAAGTACGTTTGAAATGGAAGTCAAGGAAGAAGGAATGACTCCTGCTGAAACATATAACTTTTCCATTAGAAAATCAATTCTTAAGTCCTATTTCAGGTGCCCTGAGATTGAAAGCCATGCTGAAAATGTATACTAATATTTGGCCCTCTTATTAAgactccttaaaaaaaaaaaatacaacttttcAATTTGATGCATGAACAAAAGGTTTTAAGCTCAGCTtggttgaaatttgaaaagagTCATACTTAATTTAATCAAGCACAAATACACATGCTCAAGCTC
This genomic stretch from Castanea sativa cultivar Marrone di Chiusa Pesio chromosome 1, ASM4071231v1 harbors:
- the LOC142621710 gene encoding ribulose bisphosphate carboxylase small subunit, chloroplastic-like codes for the protein MASSMLSSATVAPVNRATPAQASMVAPFTGLKSNAGFPVTQKTNKDITSLASNGGRVQCMQVWPPLGKKKFETLSYLPPLTPDQLAKEVDYLLNKGWVPCLEFELEHPFVYRENNRSPGYYDGRYWVMWKLPMFGCTDSAQVLREVEEVKKTYPSAHVRIIGFDNVRQVQCISFIAYKPPSV